A window from Lampris incognitus isolate fLamInc1 chromosome 5, fLamInc1.hap2, whole genome shotgun sequence encodes these proteins:
- the tmem109 gene encoding transmembrane protein 109 yields MWLLGRGRWSALCALVVCVSGEDVFEQPAGMIRSLGTVLLGLAEEGGSYLGKLAEERAVVSVRKAFSQALSVLARGMASGLDVLFQYLTHFLQAAGINATLPVDRVTPEGVLFVVQWLFLALIGYLLISLCLRLLVSTLRRALWLLKLGLAVVAFGLILSNPDASTETTAVCLAVLVFMCVLLGVGPSWGNAADNRTSHLEGQVKTLERRIKEMERWQSTEE; encoded by the exons ATGTGGCTACTGGGACGGGGCCGCTGGTCCGCGCTGTGCGCGTTAGTCGTGTGCGTGTCTGGGGAGGACGTGTTTGAACAGCCCGCAGGTATGATCCGCAGCTTAGGGACGGTCTTGCTGGGCCTGGCCGAGGAAGGAGGGAGTTACCTGGGCAAGCTGGCCGAGGAGCGGGCGGTTGTTTCTGTACGAAAG GCTTTCTCTCAGGCGTTGAGTGTTCTGGCAAGAGGGATGGCGAGTGGTCTCGACGTCCTGTTCCAGTATCTCACCCattttctgcaggctgcaggAATCAACG CTACCCTTCCCGTGGACAGGGTCACTCCTGAGGGTGTGCTCTTTGTCGTCCAGTGGCTTTTCTTGGCTCTCATCGGATATCTGTTAATCTCCTTATGCCTTCGATTGCTGGTTTCCACCCTGAGGCGGGCGCTGTGGCTGCTGAAGCTGGGCCTGGCTGTGGTGGCATTCGGGCTCATCCTGAGCAACCCTGACGCCAGCACAGAAACTACCGCCGTTTGCCTGGCCGTCCTGGTCTTTATGTGCGTCTTACTGGGAGTTGGTCCATCTTGGGGCAACGCTGCTGACAACAGAACTTCCCACCTGGAGGGGCAAGTGAAGACTCTAGAGAGACGCATAAAAGAGATGGAGCGATGGCAGAGCACGGAGGAATGA